A region of the Ostrinia nubilalis chromosome 21, ilOstNubi1.1, whole genome shotgun sequence genome:
TAAAATTATAACtccatcaataataaaatttattgatcGTTATCGATCGTGAATTGTAATAACTATACCATTTATACAAGTACCATCAAATAGAATTAATTTGATACTAATTATAATTCATTCCTATGATCcccaaattcaaaacgtttcaATTCTTAATAAACAGTAAAAAAACAGTCAAAACAGGCGATCAGAAGTCCGGTCATATCCGGAAAATTCTAGTTAGTTGGTCACCCTAGCCACAACCCTCTTAGTGGTGCGGGAACAGACTGATTGCATGCTGAAGTGTCGGGAGTCGGGACATAGAGGCAGTGTGGGTGACTTTGAATATTTGAATTGCATGTAATACGAGTACTATCTATGTACCTACTGAGTTTGAGACTATGTTGTGAATATGTGGTTTCTAATGTAAGGAATTAAACAATCAAGACTCAGTCTTATTATGTGCTATCCCAAACACAGAATCCAGTTTCCTTCCGCTCTCAAGCTTTTGTAATGTCCTAACCAAATGGTACTTTCACAAAATTATTTGATCCCataaaaacacattaaaatttTTGTATCTTGTCATTTCCCCTTCGTCTTAATTGCTTGAGTCTGCATGATTTCGGGCTGTAATAAAATTGTGGAACTATAAATTCACATTTTGTCAAGACCTACAAAAGTGTACCAGTCTACCAGCCCACCTTACCTTACTAACCTATAATTTTAACGTACTTATTTACTAATACTATGATCTGTATGtggtcgaaataaataattttattattattattatttaggattCTAGAGTATATTTTTCTTGATTTAGtgtttaattcaataataaaacattgaaggtgggcccagtcactggaagaaaaactatttaaaaattcgaaccagcgacttggcccgtggaccaagctaaaagtgggccaagtcactggaagactcgaaTCAAAATATCCAAGTAAAATCTCATTAAAAAATTTACCTCACCGTCCTACCATAATTTCCTCATTACATCTTCCATCATCCTATCAATTAATTTAATCGCAAACATGAAATCAACGAGTTAGAATGAGAGAGCGAATGTTTCCGGCGGGGGACAACGCAATATCCGGTTCGGTGTTCGAGTGAACGCCGAGCTTTGTAATCTAATGTGAACATGGTTTTATAATGCTTAACAGTGTCggtattttatcaaaatctataatataaacAGGTCATAATAGACATCTAATGGAGtttcataaattaaataatatcggTTTTAAAAATAGAGATAAAAGACAAACGATTTAGGGTTTAAAAAGTGTACTTTCTAATTGATCTTTAAATTTTCTCTGCAGCACTTTGTGATAAGCAAAAATATCCCCCTATTTTCAATTATGCATTAAACCAGCACACAGTGGTGTCTGAGTTTGTTGCGGgctgcggcgcttcttctcagcagttgccaaatgtttgtctcgaagcgctggcagggcaaaaaaagaatgaaacatgtataggctccttgtgagcatttgacgatttgtaagtactaatttaattagtctatacaaataaagatacttctaattttgattgatttttgatTTCATAAGAGTGCTTATCTTGATATCGTCTAAGATTACAGTAAACATTCTTAAATTCAGGCTTGACGGATTAGATAACTTTTTCAGTAAGAGTAAAAATGGGCACTCGACCAAAAGGGCTTGTCAAATCGTGTGAGGACCGAACCAAGGACCAATTGGGTCGAGTGTCTAACTGCCTATACTTATTGCCCATCGTGCATTCACTGCCTTACATTATAGCTAGGTCTGTATTATGTAAAACGGTCTTAGGCTATCTATCCACTGAAATAGAGTGGTGGTGAAGCGGTGAGTTAGGTACAAtccattaaaattttataatcgCCGCTCTTCTACTGAACGCTCTTCACTTGTGTAGGTACTGGTTtaaaaattcattcattcatttagaAACTGGAAAGCGGAGAAAGGAAAAACGAGCAAAAGTAATTGCCTGCCGATGGCGCATCTCTAATGTCCTGTCGCGTTAAGTACGCGACTTCGAAGCTCAGTaagtatagaaaaaaaaatcaaagtctGCAACTTCGCTCCGCATACTTTCTCGGTGCGTTTCGCTACCTGTTTTCGCAACTTTAAACTATATAAGATGtgtggaagctggaaacattgaattttcggatagatccagtttatatTAAGGCTACAGAGctttattattggtaccgttgaatGTGTTCGTGAAGCAATTTCAGCATCAGTAAACAGTTTTTTTCAATATCGTGCACAGCTTAAAAATAATCGAGTAAGatacttatcgtttccaccctgtatagacagACAGTCCCCAACTCTGCTCCACGTTATTTCCTTGCTACACGGTGGACAGGCAGCTTTATACATTCCCTTAAAATCGGTTTGCAGCGCCGGTAGAGGTGGAGGCGTAACGGAATACGCGCTCGGAATTAATTGATTTCGGAAATTGAACTTTGTTTTACTAATAAAAGTGTTGGATTTGAGTTTTCTTGGTGTTTTTTCTTTCTTGTGTAGTTGTCCCATAGTCTGAAGGCTGATGAAAGAAGGAAAGCTTTTCAAGAGAAATGGTAAGCAATGGCTGAGTCTTGTGCCCAAAGTCTTTTAAAATTTGTGCTTATTGTGAGTCATTGTGTTTGGCAAATAAATCTTTTATCTATATTTCAATGGTAGACTACATAGACTACATTATTGCataaaaacgttaaaaatctttctaattttcaattcaaatttACTACGAAAGTTTTTGCCAACCCGCTCCTACCTACGCACATTTTTAGAATACAATTTGTTTCTCTACCCACGTCACGGCACCAAATTGTATTTACATACCGAGCCAACACCTCCCCAAGGCAGCAGATTGCGCTCATCCTAAATTCAATCAGGTGAGAATACGGGCCTTTTCAAATACTTGTACTACATTACTATCTAGGTAAAGAAGGGAACTTAATTAAATTCTTAGTAAATCTAGAGGTCTGGGTAGGAATAGCCATTTATTATGGTTTCTGAGGCTTTTGTGATGAAAGATTTATTAGAAAGTGAATTATTATACTGACTCCATAATCTTCTTTTGTTTAACTAAAATACATGTGAATACAATGCTCCTTTGAAGTTTAATGATTGCACAACCATTGTGTCAGACTTTATATGCATATAAGGGTTTTAGGTGATTTAATTGAGCTGACGACGGCTTCCAAATTTCTAAATCATTTACCTCTATTTTTCTTCGGTCAATTTTGAAGAAAAGTACACGTCCTAATATTGGTTCAACGCACTATGAAATAGAgtatgttcatcatcatcatcatcatttcagccataggacgtccactgctgaacataggcctcccctaatgatttccacaatggcccgttcgtggcggcctgcatccagcgccttcccgctacctttatgaagtcgtctAAGATAGAGTATGTTACTCAGAAAGTATTGCCAACCATCTTTATGTATCTATAGTTTGGGTTACCTACGTGAGGCAGTCTGTATCTTTTATTAACATCCTATATTTATAAACTACTATAGTTTGGTCGCTGAGCACGCGaacgcgcgtaattatgttgctgttgcgctcgcacactcactgcgggcccccgtcgcacagtcgcgacagcaatataattacgcgcgagcgataggaatgggtagcttggggtcaatggacaaaattctacgtgctcgcagaccagactatagtcgtAAACTAACTAGATTGATAACTATGGCTGTATATCGCTGTCGTAAGAGACGTACCGTGTACCAACAAAGAATAATCCGCCCTGAATAAAGCATCGTGCGCCTTCTTCCGCCCACGAGACAAAGCTGGCACAATGGGCTCTAACTAGCGCGGTCTTTAGGGCAAGTCTAAACGAGGGGCTTAATGAAGGTATGGCCAAGTAggaattcattaaaaaatattagacttagttttttttttctattaatgtAACAGTGTTTTCATTGATTCTTTTTGCTCTTGATAAAGCGGTAGTTTCGTAGAGTTGGGCTCTCTCGCTTGACTGAACATGTTGAAAGTTCTATTCCCAGCCCAATAATAgtgaatttttaaaaaaatattgaaatctaTTTTGAAAAGTAGGTATACTTTTCTTAGGCTGGTTTGAATCTTTTTTAAAAGGTGCGACTGAAAGCTTTGAACATTTTTATTGATTGCCCAAACTAGGATTCTAACCCACACTGCAGCTTTATAATTAATATAGCCTAACCTACAAGGAGATGCTATGCCAATAGAGGCATCGATCCGATGGTAAACTTTTTGAACAGAAGTCCTCAATAACGTAGTATTAAGTCACTCAGCAAGCACTAGAATATTCAATGCACTTGTGAGTACCACTTGAAAAGtacatttcaataataatagacGAAGTATAAAAAGATGGTTTTTATGCTATAGATGCTGCGACCCCACAAAGATAGTAGGTACAGTTCGCTGAGCTTTGCATTCATGTGAGTGCATAATATGGATTGTGTAGGTGTGACTTATATTACCGCTTTTTGGCTAACTATTTGAGACGCAAGATCTCTGTCGCACGCACTTCACCTCTTGTAGGTAGCAGCGTGACGTGTTTAATTCTTAGTAgatattttgaatttatttaaaaaaaaatctatatcgACGGCGGAAACGTAGTACTTAACCCACAAAATGCAAAGTGTTCACCAGAGCCGAAAACCTTTTgagatttcagaaaaaaaaacacatattttatatgtataatcaTTTTTGcgaatttttaaagtttttttgtcTGACTCTACTTATGGTGATCTTTTACACAAATGCAAAGCTTAGCTAACGCCTCAAGAACTGTACGTAGCTTAATATCTAATATCTCTACATAATAAGTGCTTCATAGCTATCATTTGATATTCATGAAGCCTTATGAGGTTCAAATTACAATCCCGTCGGTAATATATCGGATAATATCGCTATAATTGGGGGTTAATTAGATTCCCGCTACGCTTTGAAATTATCGGCTCTTGTACTAAATGCAGATTATGTTAAAGCTGGATAGAGCTAATATTGAAACTGTTTCAGCTCAAAATGCTATTTTGCAGTTCCCGATTTCAGGCTGCCTTAGATTAGTAATTCATTTATGCGAAAATGCATTTAATAATCGTGTTCAATAAATTGTTACAATCTGTCGTCGTCATCATAATATGCCACGATTTTCACATCGCCCAGTTAGTAGCGACCTGTattgtatccagcgccttcttgctatctccataaaaaataaaagacataataattAAAGGAATAGTATACTGAAAAATggctatatttattttataactattatatatatattttcAGCCAAATAAATCTCGATTCgactcggtgtttctttacgagatcgaatcagaaattaggagatccgtaaacaaactaaagtcactgacatagcccgacggattagcacgCTGAAGTGGCaacgggcagggcacatagtacgcagaactgatggccgatggagcagcaaggttctggagtggaggccgcgtcccgaaaaacgcagcgtgtgacgtccactcacaaggtggatcgacgacatcataaaggtagccggatggcgctggacgcaggtcgctaccaaccgggcaacatggaaagcattggggaaggcttatgttcagcagtggacgtcttatggctgagatgaggatgataatgaaataaaactcaataataaaattgttcacAACGTTTTATTGCACCGTGTAACCTTTGTATAACAATTGTTATCAAGACCGTCTTAAATACAGTGCGACACTGCAAAATGTACACTTTTGGCCACACTAATTACTtaaaagataatttaataatttaattacaacgATGACAACAACCAGAGTCCTTTACGACACAGCGGCTGCAGCGCTGCCTTAACTCTACACGTctacatacaaataataaagCGCTGTTAAGTAAAATTctttcattttaatattgaaaattatttagtTGTTATATTTACAAATTACTGATGAAAATAGACTGCTGTTTTTCTATTAGactagacgcagaccaccgatttttagttggccgatagttgtgcctgatttttaattgtatgaagaatcggccaaatcaaatcggtgtaatgtgtgcacttccatctatgcccatactgatcaactgcccgactaaactatcggccgacgaaaaatcgatggtctgcgcctaggcttatagttgttgcaattcacgaaggcgagtgagctttacatgtgtggtggctcgctactgttagtttttcaaaagttttgataggcattacactatcgttatgtgcatgtacacgtacacacacaagtaaagctcacttgccttcgtgagttgcaagaactatacacaGAATACATGTTTACAGTTGAATTATAGCGTTATTATTTTGGCTCAAAAAAGATAGTAACAGATGACAATCACCTGTATCAAATACCAATACTCGTATTATATCTTCATTTTGCTTAGGTTACGCACACTGACGTGTGTCTCAAGCGGGCGGCATTCGCGCTTGTGGTGGTTTAGAATGGTCTGCGACATTTCGGACGCATCGTGTCCGTGAAttttgtctatgtgtgcgttaTCTGAacgtaatttgtatgaagattgTCTTCTGCTCCTATCTATTTTATGTCTTGGCCTGCAAGCTAAATTCAGCTAAAAATTTCCGATACCGTAGTAGGTTACTTACTTTACAACTATATCTACCTATTGTTACTATAAcaacacaatattatttttacaagatAACTTAAATACACTTCTCTCATTTACCCAACTGCATAAAAGAGGGTTCAAAATATTTAACATCACTTTCTAAGCTATATCTAAGCAACAAACTATAAGAATCATAGCTGATGctatttttataaatgaaaagttTTAAACTATATTTACATTTAATAGAGGAAGCTCATAGAAGAAGCACAACACAGAGTAAGTAATTATTACTATAGATTTATCGATTTTCTATAATATTGATCTATGTGACTCGATACAAAGTTTAATTTCGAGCAAGTCTATGGCATCtcattagatatttttttatacctaCCCAAGATTAATTAGAAAATTTGGGGTTTATATTCACTAACAttagtattatttttacaatattatgtGTATTTTACTTAATAACTTAAGGAAAAGATTTAGTTTTGTAAAAGATATTTGGCaattttcacataattatttttttcacattAGAACCCAAATTATTTATAGGTATTTTCAGTTTAGAAGATCGTTTTGGAAACATACTATTCACCTAATCTATAAAAGAGAAGAGTTGAAAACTTAATTTATAGTAGAAAAGTGTAAAATTACCCTGGAAAAGAATAAATCCTTCCAAATGGttaaaatttaaagcttagaatattgttagaagtaaatgaCTTTGAAAATGTACATTGTACTTATATTCATAAGCAATACGAAGTCTTAAAATAATTGAGTAGATGAAACTTTTTTGGCAAGAttaatttttttactaaaatatttcattttactaAAATGGCAACCAAAAATTTACATTACAAACTTATTTCATACAATTGCAGACAAAATTACATTACACAAAAATCTTTTATTACGGTTTCATACCTGACTTATTTAGAAGTGCGTGATACTTTTAATAAATCTGTAAAATGTAATGTAGTgatcaaaaaaataattttcataatacgCGAAAGTTTTCATAATATTGAACGTTCCACAAAATTTTCATTTATAATttgcaacatttaccaaaactTTAATCTATCTTCACTTATTATCCAAAACATCAAAAAGTGTATCAGTCCATTATACGCTTGTTCGATAAGATATTTCTATAAGAACAGTTATTATGGAATTCCTACAATTTTCACTTTTTGATACTGCTTTCCAATGGTCTTAATATCCATCTAACATTGTTCAATACATTATCGAATGTAACGCTTATATTTTTGTCCACACCATCATTTTAAGGGTACACAAAGAAAACTCAGTATTTTGCAAAAGTTCTAGAAACTAGTGCTAAGCAACCACGCAACGGTTCTCATGAGACCCCGCCCCACCACCGGTCGAGGAGTCTGGAGGAGGCTCTGCATTCCTCCCCCCACCACTCCACTCCAAGGCATCTATCATCTCCATAAGTTCTTTGAAAACTGCTATAACCCTCCAATTGTATTTGGCAGAACACTCCACGTAGCCGCACTTCCAGTGCTTTCGAACCAGATTGACGATGTTACGACGCTTCTCCCTGGAGTCACCACAAGCGCTTTCAGCGATTGCTAGCTGCTGCAGACCGCTGGCAGCAGAAGGAGTGTTACTGCACAGCAAATCCTGCTTGTTACCCACAACCAGAACAGGCACGTTTCTCATGTCCCTGCTCTCTACCATCTGGTCTCGCAGCGTTCTGATGTACTGGAAAGTCTCCACATTCGATAAGTCAAAGACAAGGATGTATGCTGTGGCATTCCGAAGACCATAAAAGCGGTAGTGAGCCCATTCATAGTAGGAGTTGATGGGGAAGTAAGGAATGACAGGTACATCAGTGATCTTCACTTCGTACAGGTGCTCGTTGATGATCACCGAAGGGTAGAAGGTGTGCTTTCTGTCAGTCGGCAGGTAATCTTCTGAGAAATCGCTCCACACGAATTGCTGTGGACAAAGAAGCAATTTAGAGACTCATTAACTAAATCTAATTTTAGGTAGACTAAATTGgggttaattaaaacaataggCAGTTTAATTAAGCGTCTAGACCTAATTACGGGAGCATTAGGATTTTACTCCGCTCTCGCTGAAATATggacttttgttaatattattttaattaattctgtTCGCAATTTTATGGAACTAAAGTAAAAGTTCGGGGTTGacatataaaacttttgatgaaaatttttgcTCAACCTTGTTGAAAGTTAGATGTTTTCCAAAAAGGAAAATTGACTTTTTTTACATTGAACCCAATTAAAACCTGGATCGTCCAATTAAACTTTGCGATACAAATTGCTGAAACATGTTTCGTAGGGACTATTTTTGAAACGGTTGCTGTCTGTTTTACTAATTAGACGTTTGTTTATTCGTAAATAAGCTCAAATTTTCATTGATATATATAGCCCATCAAGTAATGATATTTATACGAGTATATCTGTAAAAATGTTTTACATACAAACACCGAGGTCGTCGGTTCTTTGAACTCTATACCCTATACCTATGTAATACGAAGTTTGCCAACACGTGTTATATTTTCGAAAACCACAATATAATTATATTCTACGTTTCGTCGCTTCGgcttactaagtaggtactgttaTTATTTGTCTGTATATTTAATATCGCTATTATGTTGAAggaatgaaattaattaaataatctaaaaactaaactgttggcttaaaaatctggaaaaattcacaataattatagtactttttatgaactttccaggaaaactataacggttaagatagaaAAGTTAGTTAGAGTAATAGTAGTTTAAGTCATGTATTACAAAAGTTcatatctaataaaaattccttagaagaaaatgttaaaagtgactttagatgaagtaattgcttgcttctgaaatacaTATATTGTGTTAACACGGACTAcaacggaaccctacactgcgcgtggcacgacacacacttggccaatttttttgtttttagtattaatattgcgatttttgACAAACTGTTAGAACTTTTTggacaataattataattccGTAATTTTGAGCAGGACTTTGATTTCCGCGCTTACCCTCTATCAGTTGTCCTTTACAACAATCATACATACAGCCTTAATTACTTCAATCTCTCCCGTCTTCCCAAGCTACAAGGTTCAAATTCGTATATAAATTAACCAGCTGGGCTACTCCTAAACGCAGCTGTTCGACTAGTTTCTGgtatatctgtcaccgtcgctcatgctgacATCTCGCTTCGCGTGAGAGCGATGGCAACATTCTAAACTTCGGAAAACGTTTTTCGAAGTAACCCCACTGAATAAGCTGACGTGTCAGTTAGATTAGTCTGAGGAGCTAACTGGCTCGGGGATCCGAACCCATTAAGGCCAGTCTTGACAGATTAGCAGTTGTTTAGCCTCCATTTGCGAGCTAATCTGACCTTTAACTCGCAGCTGAGAGAGCTATTTGTTGTACAGCTTAGCTAATCACATTGTTTTGTGATCCTTTGATTTAAAGTATAGACTTTAGTTTAAGTTTAGAATATATAACTTTGCGTTTTTACTAAAACCTCCATGGTGTGATGGTTAGAAAGTTGGACTACGTTAGATTTGTGAGAACTGGGTTTGACCAATTCACATGTGGGGCAGAAATTGAATAATCACATTATTTTCCCAACTTTATGGTACGACCGACACATTTGAAAACACTAATGTAAGTAAATATACCGCAACACAAACTACTTTGCATTTTGGGTCCCTGTGGACTAATCAAATACAtgaaaactatgaaaaataaatatacataataactAGATTACGGTATGCAATACAGCATTGggaattgaataaaaatacttGACTTTGTCCTTGAATATTTTAGAAAAGAATAGGTATGGTCTTTTACACCCTTATGggcttgtatacctactacttGTATTACATAACAAAACTAACGCCCACCTATTTCTATGGAAAATCATTGAGGTGGCTAATATATTCATGGAATATCTGATAGCACAGAGTTGAAAATCCATGGGAATAGTCTATGGGTATTAGATTTGTAAGTCCCTATTGCCAAAGGTTCAGTCCCTTCCTTTGAGCAGTTCTGAATGAGAAACGGCAAGTTGTGGTAACATCTATTTAGGTACCTCcttataaaagcaaaatatcactcactgattaatcacgatatcttagaaactataacacctTCAAACTTGAaaggcaggtaggttccttatattttataaggtgtagacatccgctaagcacgattttacgaaactccatccctaagggggtaaaacagggtccactcgtacgaagtcgcgggcggaccCTAGTATACTTATACCACTACCTATATCA
Encoded here:
- the LOC135082151 gene encoding ras-like protein family member 10B isoform X1, which produces MNRLDHSSKHDREDDNNGRGNCTKQNKILELDLDYLERGGAGTLTVGGAPSVEPSPDSLDLIKVVLLGAPAVGKTSIIQQFVWSDFSEDYLPTDRKHTFYPSVIINEHLYEVKITDVPVIPYFPINSYYEWAHYRFYGLRNATAYILVFDLSNVETFQYIRTLRDQMVESRDMRNVPVLVVGNKQDLLCSNTPSAASGLQQLAIAESACGDSREKRRNIVNLVRKHWKCGYVECSAKYNWRVIAVFKELMEMIDALEWSGGGRNAEPPPDSSTGGGAGSHENRCVVA
- the LOC135082151 gene encoding ras-like protein family member 10B isoform X2 codes for the protein MRYKRRTSQATRGSRHSDKKYTIQLDLDYLERGGAGTLTVGGAPSVEPSPDSLDLIKVVLLGAPAVGKTSIIQQFVWSDFSEDYLPTDRKHTFYPSVIINEHLYEVKITDVPVIPYFPINSYYEWAHYRFYGLRNATAYILVFDLSNVETFQYIRTLRDQMVESRDMRNVPVLVVGNKQDLLCSNTPSAASGLQQLAIAESACGDSREKRRNIVNLVRKHWKCGYVECSAKYNWRVIAVFKELMEMIDALEWSGGGRNAEPPPDSSTGGGAGSHENRCVVA